The genomic region tccttgcttggcactcagcatcaagggttgggggttaaatcaccaaatgtttCCTGAGGgcggccaccgaggagcttttaactacctcggcgacctcggcccaagaaataggagagcccaccacagattttccaggaactgcttcctcatacgaagatgtgttggtgggattgaagaggtcttctaagtattccctccactgattaacaacagccgcagtagaggtcagcagcaaaccatcctcaccatacacggtgttgacagtgtactgcttcccaccctgaagcggcggatggtggaccagaattgcttcgaagccgcccggaactcgttttccatggcttccccaaactcctcccatgtccgagtttttgcctccgcgaccgctgaagccgcacttcgcttggccagtcggtacctgtccactgcttctGGAGTCCCATgaaccaaaaggacccgataggactctttattCAGCTTGATggaatccctcactgctggtgtacaccagcgggttctaggattaccgccacgacaggaaccaaccaccttgcggccacagctccaatcagccgcctcgacaatagaggcacggaatatggtccactcggactcaatatccactgcctccctcgtgacatgttcaaagttcttccagaggtgggaattgaaactctctctgacaggaaactcttctaggcgttcccagcagaccctcacaagctcaccacaaggtggtgattggtagaaagctctgcccctctcttcaccagagtgtccaaaacatgaggccgcaaatccgatgacacaactacaaagtcgatcatggaactgcggccgaggatgtcctggtgccaagtgcacatatggacacccttatgtttgaacatggtgtttgtcatggacaatccgtgacaatccgataacaaagcaccacttgggttcagagccgggcggccatttttcccaagcacgcctctccaggtttcactgtcgttgccaacatgagcgttgaagtcccccagcagaacaagggaatcagcgagggagcactctccagtattccctcaagggaatccaaaaagagtgggtactctgagctgctgtttggtggctaagcacaaacaacagtcaggacccgtccccccacccgaagccaTGATGTTGTGTGCCAGGCTTCACTAATATAAGAGTAGCTATCAGCTGGCAACAACCCTTGACTAGATAAGGTGAGTGCATTATCATCACAAAACTGTATTAGGTGTCTTGCATTATCAGAGCTGCCATCAGAAATATCAGCATTCCAGTCACCGACCACATAAATACACGTACAGTGATTATCCtgtataaaataattaataaaagcaAGTTTAAACATGGATTCATCCTCATTGTCTTTACATTCATACAGAGTGTACACATTGAGAACAATAAACTCCCTATTGTCGGACTTATACTGAACAGCAATACACTTCGAGCCTAATAACACTAATAACTGGATCGTGCTTTTTGTGCCAGAGCACAGCAACACCTCCCGCTATCCTCCCTCATACAATTCCCATTATTAAAATAATTCAACAGCCCCAGGTCTAGTTTTGGGAGGAATGTCTCTTGTAAGCCTAACATGTCAAAGTGGAGCAGCAGGTTGTCAACAACTACACGCCGAGCCCGGTCCCCGGCGCTGGATATTagatttttgttttctctttggcctcagtctggatcccctctccagggtcccaggcttagactgattttttttttctcacctctCCTCCTTTTTAccagtttctcaccttttttttaaagggcggcggaagttggcagacctgttctgtctccctgtaatgtttgtctgctcttgaatgggattgtgctgaaaatcttaaattCTCCTCTGAGATTATTAAagtgtttctgattctgattgtgtttCTATCAGCCATCTTCAAACATAATTAACTTTCcggtacaatttcttaaattttgattcgccgaaagttttatcagtcacaaatactgcctcagtttgcaaTCGGACAACTTTACCGCGAGGAGGCTATTGGAAGAAAGACTTTAGAAAGACAAGAAAACTTTGCTAATTAGTACTAATAAACTAGATTGATTGAGACATCGCTGGACAGCagagaagtaactaaatccaaacaaacgttgaaattatttttttaagatatctggcttgtattttaAGTAGGGATATAAATCCTTAGAAATGtatcgatatgataccctaatcgataccagtatttgtcggtactttttttggtactacatgtcatttgtggaaataaaaaagtggaaaaagtcattttaaatagcattcctattagcacaagaggttgaacacctccaacatgatgttctgtaacatctcagagcagggaagtcttttatcagcagctgtttatttgaagtcttaaagaagtcaactatgtgtgcagtgcaaggtgaaatgcacttatgtcatcttcttctcaataacacacacatcaaactttggttgcttccttatttgtcatcattcaaagctgattgtaatgtgtagcagcggcagctgaactcaatgtgacaacgtgtcatagttacctcagtcagctggaattaaaaatacaaatagttgtgtcttTAATCCAAAAttttcacggtcctcatggacgacataattaggaaccagtattaattaaaaaaatggtacttggtgtacATCCATAATCTtaaccactaaacctttgaaatatgctgacatatgtgctgctaaaggtaaataaacagtagccatattgaatgtttgccttcatttgaccacgtgaggtaaggaggacggcctctaggtcacatggttacaccccagcaattacactgttgatgattgatgagcattcatatttaaatggtggtgttaaaaagcaaacatatcttcatctttagtgataaatgtgtcccccggatgaacatgtgtcacaaacattgtattagatgatatgtggatgttgtgcttacttggactgtgatgaagctgtgaggactcaggtggtttgtcttcatgctcttcagtcttcacagagacaacagtcagtggaaacttgctgacatcagcctcctcctgccctacaggacactctccctcctcttcctctttgaaataagagggctgtggctcatctttgtcccctttaaaatgtgagagctgtggatactctaaagtgaaactgtccccctgcagatgagggagacattcttcttggtgtccaatcagctgatggatgtctacaggacacaaacaaaacacattttaactcctacatgctgaatattaaattgtacatgaaatatagggctgtggctattgaaaattgtattaatcaagtgttctaatggaaatgtttccgattagttgagtaactggaaaaaacagtgttgcttggttaaagacaaatttaagcgactataagacatttcatttaataatgaacggtcaattggtttgagatggtatgagatcaagatgtcatctttagatcaggctttgtttttttgacaatcacagccacgttaaaaagttaaagtaccaatgattgtcacacacacactaggtgtggggagattatttcctgtatttggcccatcacccttgatcgcaccctgggaggtgaggggagcagtgagcagcagcggtggccacgcccgggaataacttttatggtgattaaaccccgattacaacccttgatgctgagtgcaaggcagagaagtaatgggtcccatttttatagtatttggtatgactgggttggggtttgaactcacaacctaccgatctcagggagggtgcaccaaaatgaaggaaataacaggtcagtatgcttttacacacatatataacttgtcaaacctgccagctagcaggctaggtttacggcatcagtaaccatggtaactgactctgactttgtcttacctctcttatttttggaggtaaaactctcgagctttacatactcaggactttgcacttaacctgctctctggaatatccccccggtgactgtgtgagttttgtgtgaacatgttgatacacattgttacaaacatcaacctctcataaatattgtgtgtctgacaatgtctccttcttatcaacaatgtaaaacaatcagtgcatcatcctcacatgacaattcatcttcctGTAGACAATTTATtgaagaatagtgttaataatgaaatataaagttagtaaagatgtgagagtaagaagtaaacaaacctgttctgtgtaacacaacttgatgtttttcatgttgtcgctccttctcctcttttgttggacaaagttcctcctcgtactctgctatggttctttggcacattttcacacaatcacaacactttacactcacacttgatctctacttagtgatgtgttttgatcacttccgcctctctttgttagcagctaacaagctaaactaactagcaggctaagctagctcgagaagcatcaaagtgcgctcagactaatataaccagatgcaaacagttattaacaatgtttactctatttactagagtgtaataaaggacatatatgtgtccatggaggcacagattaagaacactgaactgtgacgactgcaataacgtcttcaccgtcagacgccatcttgctttatcctcgccgtgtttggttcgcgcgcagtgttgtcagatctcgcgagagaaacaagtaaccagctcttttccaaatctcgcgagagaaataagTACAACCAGTTTCCCACAAcggtaaaactattttattatatactatttacttattgtgaaaataaaagtaaacctgTCGATTTCAAAATTTctaaacaaagacatacaacttattttcgtaaaaatgttcaaatatttaacaatgtattggaATTTAATTTTCCTAGTAGACATAACAGTTTGACAGCATTCTCGAATGGAACATTCTGGAGAACCGTCCTGGATTTATTTGGATAGAAGTGAATTACAAAGGTAAACTTTTGAATGATTTAACTTCATTTGTGATGATTTATCTCTTATGGTCAGtccatttttttcccaaatttaatttgagggaagttgtcaccacctgctgccaccttgtggtttgtattgtcagttttcctcttttggtgcagttgatcttgttcttacatttctccttcctcctaaagtccctgtgttgcctttgtgggcggagttgtgggacgtgcacagctgcctccgattgaccctggtgctacttaagcagcaccttgacagctggatggcactcggcgattctactccacgccagttgattctatgctttgagtattttgctaccttggccattcccagtgccatccatcttggtgttgttttgtagtgtgcacgtcttgtaactccaaaccaagtttagttcatttttgtatatatgtatcttttgttattttgtccacaatacacattttgtcttctctgtttcgcaccgtcgctttttgtttcctcctgtttggattgtttttgtgggtagatttccgcagtaaaaaatgtgttttactcaGTGTCCtgtgcatccttgggttcctctttactgtgttgaacagcactctgacagaaggagtttctccaaaacgcaacaccctttggctgacaagtttgtgattaaatgctatacataaaaaatgaaagggacaagtggtagaaacaaTGGATGGATTGACTTTTATTGACTTTTCCCTAACAATCCAAACTTccccatgttttctgaaattgataatgtttgaggGATTCTAAAAAAGGGGGAACAAAATcataaacaacttttttttttaaaattgtcatgtgtagtttttaaaaaaaataagaaatgtagattattaaaaacaaaactatccttcataaccttccacatataatgttgccattttctctaacctacatattgcataaaggggacatacatataaaacaatattcatattacaaaagagagccaacaaatgattcatgaaGTCAcagattttaaaagtaaatgatattgtataaaagacaactgtttaaatgatgtataaagtaaataataatatgcttccagaagtggtccagaaggtGTTTCAAGTGTGAACCACTAAAtttgaactaagagggatttatgtgtactcaaaagcaaaggtatgaacacatgtaaaacacatATGTACATCATTTAAAGGAGTTACTCTACAACATCATTAAAAATCAAACATGATTTCtgaatatatctatacacataaaaagtattcgtaacatgttttgtcctgttcattctcacctttacagtcaaagtgttgtgttcatttttaaataaaagtacacaatgttgtatattaaaacatgtacttgactgaaaaaagcaataatctgaaatatctaatctataaatgttagaatctatgtgctgatgttgttagaaagtcaaaatgaaagtcttgagagtttatttcaaatcctgcagtttcatttgctgctgctgttctcaccagcacacttgtgtttcttacactggtacttagaagacaatctttcaccacacacactgcaactcaacactttctctcctgggtgtcttctcatgagtCTTTTCAAAATACGGACTTTGTATACAACTTTTACAACACACTGAACATGTTTAAGGTTTGTCTGCAGTGTGTCttgtcatgtgtgctttgaaatggtgcatttgagtaaaatctttactgcagactgaacatgaaaaaggtttttctccagtgtgtattctcatgtgtcttttcaaatgcatactttgtataaaacttctacaacatactgaacaagtataaggtttttcaccagtgtgtgtactcatgtgtattttcaagtaGTTCTTTCGAGCAAAATATTTACCGcatattgaacatgaaaaaggttgttctccagtgtgtattctcatgtgttttttgaaatggtcccttcgagtaaaatctttaccgcagattgaacatgaaaaaggtttttctccagtgtgtgatctCATGTGTGCATTTAAACGTTcatttcttacaaaacttttaccacattctgagcaggaaaacggtttttctcctgtgtgtgttctcatgtgtacttttaaactttgattttttccaaaacttttaccacattctgagcaggaaaaaggtttttctccagtgtgtattctcatgtgtattttcaaaatgtatctttgagtaaaatctttaccgcagattgaacacaaaaaatgtctttctccagtgtgttctcatgtgtactttccgAAGACTagggtatttaaaagttttgtgagagtgagaagatgtgaagtgagtgttgtcagtgtgacatgtcttatcatctttagagtcttcatcatcagtgtcaggagagtgtgacgttgtgtcctcactatctgatagtggagctaagagcttgtctgcttgtgatcctccacagtggtctccatcagcttctgttgtcatgtgttgtgttgagctgctgcttggaggctccccccctcccctctcctcactttcacctttcacctcatcatcttcactcttcacagggacaccagtcactggcatcttgatgacatcaacctcctccagtccttcaagatgctctctctgctgactgatgctgtgttcctcctcttcctctttaatgtgaggggtcagtgggtcctcctcttccgccttaatgtgagggctcagtggatccaccgcttcctttttaaaatgtggtGTCAGTGGTTCCTCCATCTCCTCTTTAAAAAAGGGTAGCCATTGGtgttcctcttcatttttaaaatgggggatcagtgggtattcctcttccgCCTTAATGTGAGGGGTCTGTGGATCCActgcttcctttttaaaatggggtgtcagtgggtcctcctcttcctctttaaaatgggggattagtgggtgttcctcttcatttttaaaatgggggatcagtgggtattccttTTCCTTCTTAATGAGGTTgtgctgtggctcctccgtctgcatcctgaagctccacttctgttgctcagggtgaagatgttcttcacagacgtctgcaagacaaacacaagtTTGAGAAACATCCatatctgctcagtcacacaatgcattaagtactttgacatgcacttaggaaaaacaagttattgtatgaactgtcttgaaatctcagtgatgcacaaacacgttactctttacaacatttttcacaGGAAAATAAAAACCAACCAGAacaacaggactttttactatggataaacgatttggtttaaaattgattttacgatatattatttcatattgaattactaatagaaccattttaaaacaggctacagagtctcctaatttagttgttgaaatatgcagtaaaatattacatcatttccagtattattttctcaaataaagtaaccagatattaacagtaaataaacaagtacattaaaaatatttttttcaacaaaataatacaattataaatgatacaatatgttactgcatatgtcagctgccaaattaggagcttttgtaacccgctttAAAATTCTTCTAGTATCAATTATACACCAAATTATATATCGTGACAtgtattgttattaggatatagatttgaggtcatatcgcccataccaaacattagtTCGccaagtcattttgtttggcccaccaattgtattttttaatattcttcagatgtgtgtgtatgtttaaaatgtgggactactgttctacatcatgtggaagtgtcatgtcatggggatggtgtgctttcaactaagggtgtgacgatacggtcagctcaccaaaggatactcgatattggctttaggagaacaagacaatattttggtggttaacatgattcttacacgtgtgtgtacttcatgtgtatatgaatgtactttcccttgtgtgcttggTTTTACcgtaacttcatagtggataatatctataaacaacctcaattgttttacatctttaatttgaaggactgtttacttatctgacaaattcaaaggaaactgcacttttttaaaatgttgcctatcattcacaatccttatgtaagacatatgttttaaacttttataaatgtaattattaaataaacgtgagcaaaaatcagttaacattggagtcaatgggagctcctctattagacccacaaagtcctccaaaaaacatccaacttagacctggagatggctaGAAAGATTAAGTAATATGCtcttttgcacccaccctttttaaCCGTTTgcgatgattaattcttcatctaaacgggaagacatgaacatcccatcagtcggcatcccagtgaaagcagacattgtatgtgtggagagacacagccgacgggccgacaatgggcggaaagcagcagcgcgggcccacctggaggccaggaggcggggcatgcggcggcgaggagaggcatgACACACGCGAAGCGACActgcagcggcaatctgagccaggtgcgtatattacacacctgctagagtacaaaaagggcgagggaggaacgagcgggagagcagcacggaggaggaaacaacgGCCAGCAGACGAAGAGCGCAACGACCCACACCGagagagcgatgacgcacccccgcagtggacgcaagccccggacgctgtttaatatagattagaataggccgtgcaactaatcatatgtcctgagttccagttgaaagtgggtgcaagttcatgcccacgcacacacactcttatcgcccacattcttcacactgtttacgtggcttcttggccgaggtctgagggacaacaccagatatgaagtcagagtccagggagaaaaaaagcaccagtcaatatcgcacagaaggaaccttcctggtgttacctgacggcacgaccaccgagctgcgacaccactacaaaggctcctccgtgctcgtgctcgtaccacctggcttggtagcctcgtacccgcctaccaagccaaagacttaggtccaatagggacggcgtggcgcagtggaagagtggctgtgcgcaacccgagggtcactggttcaaatcccacctagaaccaacctcgtcatgtccgttgtgtcctgagcaagacacttcacccttgctcctgatgggtgctggttggcgccttgcatggcagctccctccatcagtgtgtgaatgtgtgtgtgaatgggtaaatgtggaagtagtgt from Nerophis ophidion isolate RoL-2023_Sa unplaced genomic scaffold, RoL_Noph_v1.0 HiC_scaffold_48, whole genome shotgun sequence harbors:
- the LOC133546921 gene encoding uncharacterized protein LOC133546921, which codes for MQTEEPQHNLIKKEKEYPLIPHFKNEEEHPLIPHFKEEEEDPLTPHFKKEAVDPQTPHIKAEEEYPLIPHFKNEEEHQWLPFFKEEMEEPLTPHFKKEAVDPLSPHIKAEEEDPLTPHIKEEEEEHSISQQREHLEGLEEVDVIKMPVTGVPVKSEDDEVKGESEERGGGEPPSSSSTQHMTTEADGDHCGGSQADKLLAPLSDSEDTTSHSPDTDDEDSKDDKTCHTDNTHFTSSHSHKTFKYPSLRKVHMRTHWRKTFFVFNLR